A segment of the Gemmatimonas sp. genome:
ACGCAGCACGGCGAACCACGTGGACGGCGCCGGCGACGGCGCCCCGCGCCACTGCAGCTCGGCGCGGTAGAGCCCCGGCGCAAGCACTCGCCCGGCACCGGTGCGCAGGTCCCACGTCACCGTACCGCCGCCGTTGGTGGGGACGGCCAGTTGCAGTGCGCCATCGGGGGTCGAGACCAATACGTACCCCTGCGGCGGCGTATTGGTGAAGTGCACGCGATCAGGCGCCGCTACCTGTACGCCGAAGGCCGTGGCGGCAGGCGCCGGTTGCACGGCGGCCACCGGCGAGGGAAACGCCGCTGCGCGGCGCACCTTCTTGTCGCTGCCCTCAACAGCCACGAGCGCGGCGAGGGCCGTGCCGTAGGCCGGCTCCTGTCGTACGGCCTCCAGCAGCGCCTCCGCCGCCGGCGCCGTCTGCCGCTGGGCGAGCAGCACGAGGCCCAGGTTGAAGGAGGCGGCGGCGAGACTGGGCTGCTCGGCCAGGGCGGCGCGGTACTCGCGTGCGGCCCCGGCGAGATCGCCGTTGCGATGCAGCGCGTCGGCGTACTCCGCACGGATCCACGCGAGCGCCGGCTGCTGCGCCAGCGCCTGCACATACAGATCGCGCGCCTCGTCGTCATCACCGAGTTGCAGTTTGGCACGAGCGAGCGCGCGCAGCAGCTCCGGACGCTCGTCGCCCAGCGCGCGAGCGCGCTCGAAGGCCGCCACGGCGTCGGCCGCACGCCCGCGGGACTCGTGCGCCACCCCCAGCAGGAAGAACGCCTGCGGATGCGTGGTGTTGTCGGCCAGGAGCGGCTGCAGGGCGCTGGCCGCATCGTCGAACAGCTTGCCGTTGGCGGCGAGCGAGGCGAACACCACCGTACCCATGGCCCGGTACAAGGGCGCCTCGGCGCCGCTGCGATCACGCTCGAAGTAGGGATCGATGGGGCCCGCCGTGACGGACGTCGATGGCGTTGCGACCGCGGCGGCGCCGGGCACGCGAATCCAGTGATCGCTGAAGGTGCCATGCGGCACGGTGCGTTCCTTCACCACCGGCATGTGACACGACACACAATCACTTTGCGCAGCATGGGCGCGCTTCGAGGCGGCAACGGGAAAGCGCGACGCGAGCGACGCCGGGGTGTGGCAGGCCAGGCAGGGCTGGTTGCGCGTGGCCCGCGTGGGCGGCGGCGCGTGGGGATTGTGGCAACTGGCGCACTCGAGCGGTGCCTTGGAGGCAGCCGTGGCGCGGAAACAGGCACTCTGGCGCAGGCGGTCGGCGTGCGACACGAGGTCGATGTCCCCACCGTTCTTGTAGTACGCGTACTGCGCCGCCAGCTGCCGCGCCGGGGTGAAGTCGAACGCGTGACGCCCCGGTCGCAGCACCGCCACCGAGGTGTGCACATGGCACTGCTCACACACGTCGAGGCGCCGCTCCAGCGGGAGGCGCCGCGGGTTCACGATGGTGGGGTCGAAGGCACTGTCCCCCGCAACCGACGCACCCTGCGGGGCCGCGCGCCGCGCCTGCACATGCGCCGCCCCGGGACCGTGGCACCGTTCACAGCCAATGCCCGGGCGCAGCACCGGGTACTTGCCTTCAAGGTGCGGGGCCGGCACCGGATAGCTGGAGTGACAGGCAATGCAGCGGTCGGGGAGGAGACGCGAGAAGCGCGCGTTGTTGACCTCGTACCCGGGGCTGAAATCCCACCCGTGATCGGCATACCAGGTGAGGGGCAACTGAAACAGCCGCCCGTTCTCCGCGGTGAAGTAGGTGCGGGCCAGTCGACCGCTGCCCATGACGTAATCGATGCGGCGGCGCAGCTCGTGCGCCGGCCGTGCGGCGTCACCTGGACGGGTTTCCACCTGCCAGAGCGAGCCGGCGCTATCCACCACGCGGTACGCATACCCCGTGGGCGCGTTGCGCAGCGCCTCGGCCATGGCCTGTTCCACACGGGAGTCGGGGGTCCAGGCGTGGAACGACCGCGCCATGCTGTGCTGGGCATACGATGCCGCCGCGGCGGCGTGACAGGAGGCACAGGAGGAGTCACCCACGTAGGCGGTGGGGGTCGCCACGTTGGCAAAGCGTGCCTCCACCGAGTCCGGAGGGGCGGCGGCCGACCCTGATGGTCCGCGCGACGATGCCGACTCGTTGCACCCCCCCACGAGCAACGCGGCTAGCACCGCCTGGACCGACCGCCTGGAGTATCCGGCCCCCACTGTCCATCCCGATTGCATCATGTGCCTACAGTAGCGCCCGGACCGTTGCCGCGACACGCACCAGCCGCAGGATGAGTACGGTTCAACGCGAGGGGGGCGGCAGCACGTTAGCTTTGCGCGGTCATCTCCATCCCGAGGCTCACATGGTTCGTCGCCTTCCGTTCGGTCTGTGCCTGGTGGCACTCACGGGCGCCTGCACGCTGCAGCGCAGCACCCCGTCCGCTCCCGCGTTCGCCCGCTCGTCGTCCACGCCGGGTAGCCTGGCCGCCCGGGGCGTGAGCAGCGACGAACACCTCGCTCACATGAATGCCGCCGATCAGGTGGCTCCCGCCCCGGCCGCCGCCGTCGGTCCGCAGGACCTGTCGCTGCCGCCCAGCAGCAACGGCGCGGCGGAACGCGTGAAGAACAGCCCGCGCCACGGTGAGTGGGTGAAGATCGCCTACGAGGCCGGATCCACTGACTCGCTCATGGCGTGGGTGGTGTATCCATTCAGCAAGACCGCCAGCCAGAAGGCGCCCGTGGTGGTGGTGGTGCACGAGATCTTCGGGCTTTCCACCTGGGTGCGCGGTGTAGCCGATCAGGTGGCCGCCGACGGCTTCATTGCCGTGGCACCGGATTTCCTCTCGCGGGTGCGCGGCGGCCCCAGCACGGTCGAGCTGTCGTCCGATACGGCGCGCCGACTCATTCAGGGGGTCAGCACGACCGAGCGCAACACCATCATCAAGGCGGCCGCCAACTACGCCATGATGCTCCCCAGCGCCCAGCCCCGGTACGCCGTCATTGGCTACTGCTGGGGCGGCACCACCACGTGGGCGCACGGCGTGAACGGCGGGCTCAAGGGCTTCTCGGGCGGCGTGGCGTTCTACGGGGCGCCGTATACCAGAGGCGGCGCCCCGGCCACCTCGACCACTGCGGCCGTTCCCGCGTCGGTAGATGCCGACTCCCTGGCCAGGATCTCGCAGCCCATCATGCTGCTCAACGGCTCCAAGGACGCGCGCATTGCCGCGCTCATGCCGGCCATCGACTCCGTGATGAAGGCCCAGAAAAAGACGTACACCGGCGTGAACTACGAGGGCGCCGTGCACGGGTTCCTGCGGGCGCAGAGCGATCCCCGCCCCGCCAATCGCGATGAGACCGAGGAGGCGGCCAACCTTGCCGCTACCCGCGACGCGTGGCCGCGCACCATCGCCTTCCTCCGCACGCAGCTCGGCGTGAAGTAAGTCGCCACTACAGCTTGTGGGTGGACAGCAGGAGACTGGTTTCCGTGTTGGCCACCCCCTTCACCTTGCCGATGCGCCGCAGGACGTCGTCGAACTCCTGCAGCGTGTCGGTGGCGAGCTCCGCCACGATGTCCCACCGCCCGTTGGTGGTGTGCAGCGCCCGCACCTCAGGCAGGCCCCGCAACGTACGCAGCACCTGATCGGCGTCCCCCTCCGTGCGCACCATCGTGACCGCGCGAATGCGGTACGATGCCGCCTCGGGTGCGGTGCGCACCGTGAACCCCAGCAGCGTCCGCTCCTCGAGCAGACGATCGATGCGGTTCTGCACTGTCCCGCGTGAGACCTTGAGCAGCCGGGCGAGCGTCGCCACCGGCGTGCGCGCGTTCTCGCGCAGCAGGGCAATGAGGCGGGTATCGAGAGCGTCCATGACCGGGTGATCCACGCGCTGGGGGAAGGCGATGCGACACTTTGTCGCTTTCGGCCTATCAGAATGCTAGCCGTGCTGCATTACTTGCGCACTTTTCTGTCTTGTTGCTGGCACGGGTCGCCCGCATCGTGTGGGCATGCCAACCGTCGCTTCCCCCGCCGCCAGCGCGCGCGCCGTCGAGATCATCGGCGTGCCGCTCGATCTGGGCGCCAGCCGCCGCGGCGTCGACATGGGCCCGTCGGCCATGCGGCTCTCCAGCCTCGTGCGTCACCTCGAACGCCTGGGGTGCGCCGTGCGCGACACCGGCAATGTGCCGGTCCCCGACCGCGCCGCGCTGCCGCCCGTGCCCGGCGCCTTTCTGCAGGCCATCACGGCCGTCTGTGCCGATCTCGCGCGTCGCACCGCCGACGCCGTGCGCGCCGGCATCACCCCGCTGGTGCTGGGCGGCGACCATTCCCTGGCGGCGGGCTCGGTGGCCGGCACCGCCACCGCGTTGCACGAGCGCGGACAACGGCTCGGGCTCATCTGGCTCGATGCCCACGCCGATCTCAACACCCCCGACACCAGCCTCAGCGGCAACGTCCACGGCATGCCGGTGGCCCACCTGCTCGGACTCGGCGATCCCCGCCTCGCCTCCCTGAGTCACGCCACGCCCGCCGTACGCCCCGAACACCTCGTCTACGTGGGGCTGCGCGATCTCGACGACGCCGAAAAGGCGTGCATACGCCAGCTGGGCATCCGGGCCTTCACCATGCGCGACATCGACGAGCGTGGACTGCGCGCCGTGATGGACGACGCGGTCACGATTGCCACCACCGGCACCGGTGGCGTGCATCTCTCGTGCGACGCCGACTGGGTGGACCCGCAGGAAGCCCCCGGTGTCGGCACCCCGGTGCGCGGTGGCGCCACGCTGCGGGAAGCGCATCTCGCCATGGAGATCATCCACGATGCCGGCGCGCTCCTCGCCATGGATCTCGTGGAGATCAATCCCATTCTCGACGCCGGCAACGCCACGGCGGAGCTCGCGGCGGAACTCATCGCCAGCGCCTTCGGCCGCCACATCCTCTGACGGACTCTCCGCATGATCGATCGCGAGCACGCCACGACCATTCCCGTCCCCTCGTCATCCGTCGCGCTGCGCGGCACGTCCGGCGCACCGGTCTCCACGCGTGACGCGATTGCCCGCGAAGACGCGTGGGGGGCGCACAACTACCACCCGCTCGATCTCGTCATTGCCGAAGCGCGTGGCGCCTGGGTGACCGACGTGGAAGGGCGCCGATATCTCGACTGTCTGAGCGCCTACAGCGCGGTGAACCAGGGGCATTGTCACCCGCGCCTGCTGCAGACCCTGATTGAACAGGCATCGCGCGTCACCCTCACCTCCCGCGCGTTTCGCAATGATCAGCTGGGCGGTTTCTGCGAGGAGCTCGCCCAGCTGTGCGGCATGGAGATGGTGCTCCCCATGAACACCGGCGCGGAAGCCGTGGAGACGGCCATCAAGGCGGCGCGGCGCTGGGGCTACCGCACGCGACAGATCCCCGACGGGCAGGCGCAGATCATTGCCTTCGAGAACAACTTTCACGGGCGCACGACCACCATCGTGGGCTTCTCGAGTGAGCCGGCCTACCGCGAACAGTTCGGGCCCTTCGCGCCGGGATTCGTACTGGTCCCCTTCGGCGACATCGAGGCCGTACGGCGCGCCATGACCGCCAACACCTGTGCGGTCCTCATCGAACCCATCCAGTGTGAAGCCGGGGTGCTCCTGCCGCCGGCCGGCTTCCTGCGGGCGCTGTCGGCCCTGTGTGCCGAGCGCGGCGTGCTGCTCATGGCCGACGAAATTCAGACGGGGCTCGGACGTACGGGCGCGCTGTTCGCCTGCGACCACGACGACGTCGTGCCGGACCTGTACATCCTGGGAAAGGCGCTCAGCGGCGGCTTCTACCCGGTGTCCGCCGTGGTGGCGCGGCGCGAAGTCCTGGGCGTCTTCGATCCGGGATCGCACGGCAGTACCTTCGGCGGCAATCCGTTGGGGTGTGCCGTGGCCCGAGAGGCGCTGCGCGTGCTGCGCGACGAACGATTGATCGAGCGCTCGGCCACGGAAGGCGCGTGGCTCCTGGAGCAGCTGCGAACGTTGCGCCATCCGGCCATTGGTGCGGTTCGCGGTCGAGGGCTCATGTGCGCCATCGAGCTCACGGTGGCAGCGCGCCCCTTCTGCGAGGCGCTGCAGAAACGCGGGGTACTCTGCAAGGAGACGCACGGCACCGTCATTCGCCTCTCCCCACCGCTCGTGGTGGAGCGCCGTGATCTCGAGTGGGCGGTGACCCAGTTGCGCGCGGTGTTCGTGGATTGAGAAGCCAGACACCGCGCGAAGAACCCTTCGGGAGCTCGGACGACGAAAGGCACGACACTCCATCGTCGTGCCTCCGTCCTTCGCGCCCGTCGACGGGCCGTTCGCGCGGCCCCGGCGGCCGGCCGGCTAGCGGTTGATGCTGTTGTCGAGGAAGGGCCGGTTCACCGCCGTGCCTGTACTTGGCAGCGTCATGTCGCCGCGCGCCGTGACCGTGTAGACGCGCCCTGGGAGAAAGGACACGGCCGTGCGCGTGATCACGACGGTGGTGCTGCCGCTGTTGCGCGTGGTCAGATCGTACGAGCCCGTCGGCACCCCTACGAAGGCCCCAGCCGCCCGGTAGGCAATGGCACCGCCCACGGTGATCTCCGTCCCGGCCACGGGCTCACGCAACGTCAACTGCATGGGCTGCGCGTTCGGGCTCGCGTTCACGAAGCGGACGAGCGCCTGCGAGAAGTCAAGAGTGTCGGGGAAGTTGTCCTGCACCACGAACCCCTCGGCCTGCTTGGTCGCGGTGTTGTAGAACCCCGCGAGATACACGGAATACGCCTTGCGATCCTCGACGGTGGCCGGAATGGCCGCAATCGGCAGGTCCTTGTCCACCGCCGCCGAGATTCGTCCGGAGAAGGTGGTCTGCCCCGGAGGCATCGCGATGTAATTGTTACCGGCCGCCACAGCGCCGTACGCCACTCCCACCGTGGACTCGGTGCCGGTGGTGGAGGAGATGGCGGTGACCTTGGTGTTGCCAGCGTAGAAGTTCACCTGCGGCGCGTTGATACCGAAGTTGAAGAACTTCACGCGTGCCCCAACGACAGG
Coding sequences within it:
- a CDS encoding tetratricopeptide repeat protein encodes the protein MMQSGWTVGAGYSRRSVQAVLAALLVGGCNESASSRGPSGSAAAPPDSVEARFANVATPTAYVGDSSCASCHAAAAASYAQHSMARSFHAWTPDSRVEQAMAEALRNAPTGYAYRVVDSAGSLWQVETRPGDAARPAHELRRRIDYVMGSGRLARTYFTAENGRLFQLPLTWYADHGWDFSPGYEVNNARFSRLLPDRCIACHSSYPVPAPHLEGKYPVLRPGIGCERCHGPGAAHVQARRAAPQGASVAGDSAFDPTIVNPRRLPLERRLDVCEQCHVHTSVAVLRPGRHAFDFTPARQLAAQYAYYKNGGDIDLVSHADRLRQSACFRATAASKAPLECASCHNPHAPPPTRATRNQPCLACHTPASLASRFPVAASKRAHAAQSDCVSCHMPVVKERTVPHGTFSDHWIRVPGAAAVATPSTSVTAGPIDPYFERDRSGAEAPLYRAMGTVVFASLAANGKLFDDAASALQPLLADNTTHPQAFFLLGVAHESRGRAADAVAAFERARALGDERPELLRALARAKLQLGDDDEARDLYVQALAQQPALAWIRAEYADALHRNGDLAGAAREYRAALAEQPSLAAASFNLGLVLLAQRQTAPAAEALLEAVRQEPAYGTALAALVAVEGSDKKVRRAAAFPSPVAAVQPAPAATAFGVQVAAPDRVHFTNTPPQGYVLVSTPDGALQLAVPTNGGGTVTWDLRTGAGRVLAPGLYRAELQWRGAPSPAPSTWFAVLRTP
- a CDS encoding dienelactone hydrolase family protein — its product is MVRRLPFGLCLVALTGACTLQRSTPSAPAFARSSSTPGSLAARGVSSDEHLAHMNAADQVAPAPAAAVGPQDLSLPPSSNGAAERVKNSPRHGEWVKIAYEAGSTDSLMAWVVYPFSKTASQKAPVVVVVHEIFGLSTWVRGVADQVAADGFIAVAPDFLSRVRGGPSTVELSSDTARRLIQGVSTTERNTIIKAAANYAMMLPSAQPRYAVIGYCWGGTTTWAHGVNGGLKGFSGGVAFYGAPYTRGGAPATSTTAAVPASVDADSLARISQPIMLLNGSKDARIAALMPAIDSVMKAQKKTYTGVNYEGAVHGFLRAQSDPRPANRDETEEAANLAATRDAWPRTIAFLRTQLGVK
- a CDS encoding Lrp/AsnC family transcriptional regulator, coding for MDALDTRLIALLRENARTPVATLARLLKVSRGTVQNRIDRLLEERTLLGFTVRTAPEAASYRIRAVTMVRTEGDADQVLRTLRGLPEVRALHTTNGRWDIVAELATDTLQEFDDVLRRIGKVKGVANTETSLLLSTHKL
- the rocF gene encoding arginase, which translates into the protein MPTVASPAASARAVEIIGVPLDLGASRRGVDMGPSAMRLSSLVRHLERLGCAVRDTGNVPVPDRAALPPVPGAFLQAITAVCADLARRTADAVRAGITPLVLGGDHSLAAGSVAGTATALHERGQRLGLIWLDAHADLNTPDTSLSGNVHGMPVAHLLGLGDPRLASLSHATPAVRPEHLVYVGLRDLDDAEKACIRQLGIRAFTMRDIDERGLRAVMDDAVTIATTGTGGVHLSCDADWVDPQEAPGVGTPVRGGATLREAHLAMEIIHDAGALLAMDLVEINPILDAGNATAELAAELIASAFGRHIL
- the rocD gene encoding ornithine--oxo-acid transaminase, with protein sequence MIDREHATTIPVPSSSVALRGTSGAPVSTRDAIAREDAWGAHNYHPLDLVIAEARGAWVTDVEGRRYLDCLSAYSAVNQGHCHPRLLQTLIEQASRVTLTSRAFRNDQLGGFCEELAQLCGMEMVLPMNTGAEAVETAIKAARRWGYRTRQIPDGQAQIIAFENNFHGRTTTIVGFSSEPAYREQFGPFAPGFVLVPFGDIEAVRRAMTANTCAVLIEPIQCEAGVLLPPAGFLRALSALCAERGVLLMADEIQTGLGRTGALFACDHDDVVPDLYILGKALSGGFYPVSAVVARREVLGVFDPGSHGSTFGGNPLGCAVAREALRVLRDERLIERSATEGAWLLEQLRTLRHPAIGAVRGRGLMCAIELTVAARPFCEALQKRGVLCKETHGTVIRLSPPLVVERRDLEWAVTQLRAVFVD
- a CDS encoding DUF4397 domain-containing protein, whose translation is MKPSRSLALLLGFVALTGCDQDAVQISSITAPVVGARVKFFNFGINAPQVNFYAGNTKVTAISSTTGTESTVGVAYGAVAAGNNYIAMPPGQTTFSGRISAAVDKDLPIAAIPATVEDRKAYSVYLAGFYNTATKQAEGFVVQDNFPDTLDFSQALVRFVNASPNAQPMQLTLREPVAGTEITVGGAIAYRAAGAFVGVPTGSYDLTTRNSGSTTVVITRTAVSFLPGRVYTVTARGDMTLPSTGTAVNRPFLDNSINR